The Catenulispora sp. MAP5-51 genomic interval TCGGGACTGTCACGCCGCCCAGGAACGCCGCCCAGACCGTCCAGACGACGGTGTCCAGGATGAACAGGGGGAGGGCCAACAGGGTGAAGTACGTGAGCCCCCGCTGGGTGATCCGATCCCTCCACACCGCCTTGAGCGTCGCGAAGAAGCCTTCCGCGGTCTCCACCGGAGGCAGCGCGGGGAGTCCTTCGGGGACCACCGCTCGAGCCCGGCCGCGCTCCAGGACCACGCAGCCGCGGATGAAGTAGGCGCTGCCGATGAGCAACGGCAGGCCGGCCCAGATGATCACCAGTGCCGCGGACGTCACCGTGATGGTGGTGATCACGCAGAAAAGTGCCAGACAGACGACGAGCGAGGTCAGCAGGTACCAGGCCGAGGCCCAGACGCCGCCGGAGAACAACATGCGCAGCGGGTTGCGGTACATCCGCAG includes:
- a CDS encoding sensor domain-containing protein; its protein translation is MNAETMASLYGTPIWKRLRMYRNPLRMLFSGGVWASAWYLLTSLVVCLALFCVITTITVTSAALVIIWAGLPLLIGSAYFIRGCVVLERGRARAVVPEGLPALPPVETAEGFFATLKAVWRDRITQRGLTYFTLLALPLFILDTVVWTVWAAFLGGVTVPIWYRYIPRTFEGHRYHGLEYGYFPHGPHGKDAIGFWIGSDQSATVAAVASLVLLLAWNYILVATARVHANTVRAVVAGRDPMAPARRVLEAPGPLSTSAGS